Proteins encoded within one genomic window of Vicia villosa cultivar HV-30 ecotype Madison, WI unplaced genomic scaffold, Vvil1.0 ctg.000506F_1_1, whole genome shotgun sequence:
- the LOC131629064 gene encoding glutamate receptor 3.7, giving the protein MKQLMVLHLVIWIWVILFFGVGDSARPESVKIGAVFTFDSVIGRVAKVAMEMAVSDVNSDTTVLNGTKLDLIMKDGMCNAFLGSTGAFQVLEQGVIAIIGPQSSAMAHSISQIADAVHVPLISYAATDPTLSSLQFPLFFRTVQSDSEQMSAMADLIDFNGWKEVIVVYLDDDYGRNGISSLSDELENRRLKIAHKLPLSIQFDLDEITKLLNQSKVFSPRVFVVHVNPDPRLRIFSIARKLQMMTSDYVWLVTDWLAATLHSFLPANQKALSIVEGVVGLRQHIPDSSKRRDYISRWKKMQKEGIANTSLNSYGFFAYDTIWTVAHSIDKFLKVYKNITFSLHDNNMVAHTEGIGIQLEKLKVFAGGSDFVDILLNSNFSGVSGQIRFSSDRNIISSGYDVLNINRMKINKVGYWSNHSGFSVVPPEVLAKKKHRRASVDQKLGNITWPGGKTERPRGWVIADNAKPLRIGVPKRASFVEFVTELQDSHHIQGYCIDIFKKALEFIPYEIPYVFKPVGNGKSNPNYDALVKKIDENVYDAVVGDIAIVTNRTKIADFSQPFASSSLVVVAPINSSKSNAWVFLKPFSADMWCIIIASFFMIGVVIWILEHRVNDEFRGPPKRQIVTMFMFSLSTLFKTNNNTVSSLSKMVLIVWLFLLMVITASYTASLTSILTVEQLSSPITGIDSLIASNWPIGYQVGSFAYSYLTDNLYVSSSRLVSLGSPEEYAVALRNGPSGGGVAAIVDELPYVELFLSKETEFGIIGQPFTRSSWGFAFQRDSPLALDMSTAILKLAESGELQNIHEKWFCKMGCPGERKSDPKPDQLHLTSFWGLYLSCSVISVMALVIFMLRMISQYVGFKQRQKDVAATSSEPSDSRCSRVIVNFFNFIDKKEDAIKKMFTQNDNAHNPNSEL; this is encoded by the exons ATGAAGCAGCTTATGGTTCTGCACCTTGTGATTTGGATTTGGGTAATCCTCTTTTTTGGTGTTGGTGATAGTGCAAGGCCTGAAAGTGTGAAAATTGGAGCAGTTTTCACCTTTGATTCTGTGATAGGTAGAGTTGCAAAGGTGGCTATGGAAATGGCTGTTTCTGATGTCAATTCTGACACAACTGTTCTTAATGGTACCAAGCTTGACTTGATAATGAAGGATGGTATGTGTAATGCTTTTCTGGGATCAACTGGAG CTTTTCAGGTACTTGAGCAAGGAGTTATAGCCATAATTGGTCCACAATCATCCGCTATGGCTCATTCGATTTCTCAAATAGCGGATGCTGTCCATGTTCCCCTTATTTCATATGCTGCAACTGATCCAACCTTATCATCCCTTCAGTTTCCTCTCTTTTTCCGTACCGTACAAAGTGACTCAGAACAAATGTCTGCAATGGCCGATCTGATCGACTTTAACGGATGGAAAGAGGTCATTGTTGTATACTTGGACGATGATTACGGAAGAAATGGAATATCATCATTGAGCGACGAACTTGAAAACAGGAGATTGAAAATAGCTCACAAACTACCTTTGAGTATTCAGTTCGATCTGGATGAAATCACTAAACTGCTAAATCAATCCAAAGTATTTAGCCCTCGTGTTTTTGTTGTTCATGTCAACCCTGATCCGAGATTGAGAATTTTTTCCATCGCTCGCAAACTTCAAATGATGACTAGTGACTATGTATGGCTTGTCACAGATTGGCTCGCTGCTACCCTACATTCGTTTCTACCAGCGAATCAGAAAGCTCTTAGCATCGTCGAAGGAGTTGTTGGTCTTCGCCAACATATTCCAGATTCTAGTAAAAGAAGAGATTATATTTCTCGGTGGAAAAAAATGCAAAAGGAAGGTATAGCAAATACTAGCttgaattcttatggattcttcgCTTACGATACAATTTGGACAGTTGCACATTCAATTGATAAGTTTTTgaaagtatataaaaatattacgtTCTCGCTTCACGACAACAATATGGTAGCTCATACAGAAGGAATCGGTATTCAGCTTGAGAAGCTCAAAGTTTTTGCTGGTGGATCTGATTTTGTGGACATATTATTAAACTCGAATTTTAGCGGCGTGAGTGGTCAAATTCGGTTTAGTTCAGACAGAAATATCATAAGTAGTGGTTATGATGTTCTCAATATCAATCGGATGAAAATTAATAAGGTTGGTTATTGGTCTAATCATTCGGGATTTTCAGTTGTTCCTCCAGAAGTTCTTGCAAAAAAGAAACATCGCAGGGCTTCTGTAGATCAAAAGCTTGGCAATATAACTTGGCCAGGTGGGAAAACAGAACGACCGCGCGGCTGGGTGATTGCTGATAATGCTAAGCCGTTGAGAATTGGAGTGCCGAAGAGAGCGAGTTTTGTTGAATTTGTAACCGAACTGCAAGATAGTCATCATATTCAAGGGTATTGTATCGATATCTTCAAGAAGGCCTTGGAGTTTATTCCGTATGAAATTCCTTATGTTTTCAAGCCGGTTGGAAATGGTAAATCAAATCCAAATTATGACGCACTTGTGAAAAAGATCGATGAAAAT GTATATGATGCGGTTGTTGGAGACATTGCGATTGTGACGAACCGAACAAAGATTGCGGACTTTTCTCAGCCTTTTGCATCATCTAGTCTTGTTGTAGTGGCTCCTATCAACAGTTCAAAATCAAATGCTTGGGTATTCCTCAAACCATTCTCAGCAGATATGTGGTGTATCATTATTGCATCTTTTTTCATGATTGGAGTGGTTATATGGATTCTTGAACACCGAGTCAACGACGAGTTCCGCGGTCCTCCTAAGAGACAAATTGTAACAATGTTTAT gtTCAGCCTCTCAACATTGTTTAAGACAAATA ATAATACCGTAAGCTCGCTTTCGAAAATGGTGTTGATAGTCTGGCTTTTCCTACTGATGGTGATCACAGCTAGCTATACAGCAAGTTTGACCTCAATTCTCACAGTGGAACAGCTTTCGTCGCCGATCACAGGAATCGATAGCTTGATTGCAAGTAACTGGCCTATTGGATACCAAGTAGGGTCATTTGCTTATAGCTATCTGACAGATAATCTTTATGTATCAAGTTCAAGACTTGTTTCCTTAGGCTCTCCCGAGGAATACGCGGTAGCACTTCGAAATGGTCCATCCGGTGGAGGCGTAGCAGCTATCGTCGACGAGCTTCCGTACGTTGAGTTGTTTCTGTCAAAAGAAACTGAGTTTGGTATTATCGGTCAGCCGTTTACCAGAAGCAGTTGGGGATTT GCTTTTCAAAGAGACTCTCCTCTCGCACTTGACATGTCAACCGCAATTCTAAAACTCGCCGAAAGTGGAGAGCTTCAAAACATACACGAAAAATGGTTTTGCAAGATGGGCTGTCCCGGTGAACGGAAAAGCGACCCTAAACCCGACCAACTTCATTTGACCAGCTTCTGGGGTCTATATCTCTCATGCAGTGTCATCTCTGTCATGGCGCTTGTTATTTTTATGCTGCGAATGATTAGCCAATATGTTGGATTCAAACAAAGACAAAAGGACGTCGCTGCCACGTCGTCAGAACCGTCAGACAGTCGTTGTTCCCGGGTCATTGTGAACTTCTTTAACTTCATTGATAAAAAGGAAGATGCCATCAAGAAAATGTTCACTCAAAATGACAATGCTCATAACCCCAACTCAGAATTATGA